A stretch of the Sphingobacterium thalpophilum genome encodes the following:
- a CDS encoding cold-shock protein yields MSKSQITFNKKEREKKKMLKKQHKIEKKEFNKTNNDKGKSLEEMFAYVDEYGNISDRPPVKLSETERANLSVAQDTYSLGKVVHYNETSGYGFIRDNETQQSVYFNDRLVGWKLQLNQKVRFKFKTAKQGAQVTEVVPHDSGEEA; encoded by the coding sequence ATGAGCAAAAGCCAAATCACATTTAACAAAAAAGAACGCGAAAAAAAGAAGATGCTGAAGAAGCAGCATAAAATCGAAAAAAAAGAATTCAATAAAACCAATAACGACAAAGGAAAGAGTCTTGAGGAAATGTTTGCTTACGTCGACGAGTACGGGAACATATCCGACAGACCTCCGGTGAAGCTGTCGGAGACTGAGCGGGCGAATTTGTCAGTCGCGCAGGATACCTATTCCCTTGGAAAGGTAGTACACTATAACGAGACGTCGGGCTACGGTTTTATCCGGGACAATGAGACCCAGCAGTCAGTCTATTTTAACGATCGTCTGGTTGGATGGAAGCTGCAGCTGAACCAGAAAGTCAGGTTTAAGTTTAAAACGGCCAAGCAAGGTGCCCAGGTCACCGAAGTTGTGCCCCATGACTCCGGTGAAGAAGCATAA
- a CDS encoding glycosyltransferase family 4 protein, translated as MKIAYISTYLPKECGIATFTSDLLHAVALHNQDLTQHVVAVSDRDYNYPGEVVFKIDQHQQLSYIEAAKFINENGYDCVILEHEYGIFGGNSGMYILSLINALHIPLLVNFHTILEKPTVDEKAILIEIVKRASLVIVMSNYAITLLKNIYRVNTGKVRLIHHGVPTFPLDQSAAKAKTHLTGKKVLMTFGFLGRNKGIETVLEALAEVVKQEPDLLYLVIGKTHPNVLAHSGEEYRQYLQQLVDIYQLEPYVKFVNSFVSQSDLVDYLCACDVYITPYINEAQITSGTLSYAIGAGAAVVSTPYWHARELLAEGRGVLVEFKNAANMAAVLTELLGNQEYRMTLRDNARALGREMTWKNIGLRYARLLEKVIPSPDGLKENTAFTKDELPKFSWKHIDRLTNQVGIVQHATYSLPNYKEGYCLDDNARALLLTLLAQRDFSDKRLDRRISTYLSYIYYHQREDGLFHNFMSFQNQFLDEVGSEDSFGRTIWALGVLLRETKSTSYYQLGRELFFRSVPHFRQLRSNRAIAYTVLGIAEYLHHQSNDEAMVELMRELIGRLQHEYDASSDDSWQWFEPVLAYDNAILPYALLTSYPFLNDERVKQLGLTTLTFLESITMQNGALSLVGNQEWAKQGKHISKFGQQPIDVTAMVFMYREAFRLTGKKVYFARMIAAFRWFLGENDLKLGLYDEETKGCCDGLESYGINRNQGAESTLCFYLAYLVVHRAFTDSVPDSR; from the coding sequence ATGAAGATCGCTTACATTAGTACTTACCTGCCCAAAGAATGCGGTATTGCCACCTTTACCTCGGATTTGTTGCATGCCGTTGCTTTACACAATCAGGACCTGACGCAGCACGTGGTCGCCGTTTCGGACCGGGATTACAATTATCCGGGCGAAGTGGTTTTTAAAATCGATCAGCATCAGCAGCTTTCTTATATTGAAGCGGCTAAGTTCATCAATGAAAACGGTTATGACTGCGTTATCCTGGAACATGAATATGGTATCTTTGGCGGCAATAGTGGAATGTATATTCTGTCGCTCATCAATGCACTTCACATCCCACTGCTCGTTAATTTTCATACCATACTGGAAAAGCCCACTGTGGATGAGAAAGCCATCTTAATCGAAATTGTCAAACGTGCTTCGCTGGTGATTGTCATGAGCAATTATGCGATCACCCTGCTTAAAAACATTTATCGGGTCAACACCGGAAAGGTGAGACTTATCCACCATGGCGTGCCCACATTTCCCCTGGATCAGTCAGCAGCGAAGGCCAAGACACACCTCACAGGAAAGAAGGTGTTGATGACCTTTGGCTTTTTGGGCCGCAATAAAGGGATAGAGACTGTTCTGGAAGCGCTGGCGGAGGTGGTCAAGCAGGAACCCGACCTGCTTTACCTGGTCATTGGCAAGACCCATCCCAACGTACTGGCCCACTCTGGCGAGGAGTACAGGCAGTATTTGCAGCAGCTGGTGGACATTTATCAGCTCGAGCCCTATGTAAAATTTGTCAACTCGTTTGTGAGCCAGTCGGATTTGGTGGACTACCTCTGCGCTTGTGATGTTTATATCACCCCCTATATCAATGAGGCGCAGATCACTAGTGGCACCTTATCTTATGCCATAGGTGCCGGAGCGGCAGTGGTGTCTACACCTTACTGGCACGCCAGAGAATTGCTGGCCGAAGGCCGCGGGGTACTGGTGGAATTCAAAAATGCAGCCAATATGGCTGCTGTCCTGACCGAACTGCTGGGGAATCAGGAATATCGGATGACATTACGTGATAATGCCCGTGCGTTGGGGCGCGAGATGACCTGGAAAAATATCGGCCTTCGATATGCGCGTTTATTGGAGAAGGTGATCCCGTCGCCAGACGGCCTGAAGGAAAATACGGCGTTTACCAAAGACGAGCTGCCTAAATTCAGCTGGAAACATATAGACCGTCTAACCAATCAGGTGGGCATCGTGCAGCATGCGACGTATTCACTTCCCAACTATAAGGAGGGTTATTGTCTGGACGACAATGCCAGAGCACTTCTGCTAACCTTGTTGGCGCAACGGGATTTCTCCGACAAGCGTCTGGATCGACGTATCTCGACTTACCTGAGCTATATATATTATCATCAGCGCGAGGACGGGTTGTTTCACAATTTTATGAGCTTCCAAAACCAGTTTCTGGATGAAGTGGGATCCGAAGACTCCTTTGGCAGGACAATATGGGCCTTGGGTGTACTTTTAAGGGAAACGAAATCAACGAGCTACTATCAGCTGGGACGTGAGCTGTTTTTTAGGTCTGTGCCGCACTTTAGGCAACTGCGGTCCAATCGTGCAATTGCCTATACCGTGCTGGGAATTGCCGAATATTTACATCATCAGTCCAACGATGAGGCGATGGTCGAACTGATGCGTGAGTTGATCGGTAGGTTGCAGCACGAATATGACGCCAGTTCGGACGACAGCTGGCAATGGTTTGAACCTGTGTTGGCCTATGACAATGCGATTTTGCCCTATGCGCTACTGACATCCTATCCTTTTCTGAATGACGAGCGCGTGAAACAGCTCGGCTTGACTACCTTAACCTTTCTGGAAAGTATTACCATGCAGAATGGTGCCCTTTCTCTGGTGGGTAACCAGGAATGGGCCAAGCAGGGCAAACACATCAGTAAATTTGGACAGCAGCCCATTGATGTCACTGCTATGGTCTTTATGTACCGGGAGGCCTTTCGCCTGACAGGCAAAAAGGTCTATTTTGCCCGGATGATAGCGGCGTTCCGATGGTTCCTCGGCGAAAATGACCTGAAGCTGGGCTTATACGACGAGGAGACCAAAGGCTGTTGTGATGGACTCGAGTCTTATGGTATCAATAGAAACCAGGGAGCTGAAAGCACACTGTGTTTTTATTTGGCCTACCTTGTGGTCCATCGGGCTTTTACTGATAGCGTTCCGGATTCAAGATAG
- a CDS encoding sugar O-acetyltransferase encodes MKSPKEKMIAGIPYIDSDGKLFRERQYAKQELKRFNDSDPKHIKFRKQIIQKLFKATGARFFVEPPFHCDYGYNISIGENFYSNYNCTILDGAAVTIGDNVLFGPNVSLFTAGHPIHFEARNLGWEFTAPITIEDNVWIGGQTVVNPGVHIGENSVIGSGSVVTRDIPPNVVAAGNPCRVIREISDMDRIDYEQETAF; translated from the coding sequence ATGAAATCACCGAAGGAAAAAATGATTGCCGGCATTCCCTATATCGATTCGGACGGCAAATTGTTCAGGGAAAGACAATATGCAAAGCAGGAGCTTAAGCGGTTTAACGATTCGGACCCCAAACACATCAAATTTAGAAAACAGATTATCCAGAAGTTATTTAAGGCTACGGGCGCGCGCTTTTTCGTTGAGCCCCCGTTTCATTGTGATTATGGCTATAACATCTCCATCGGGGAGAACTTCTACAGCAACTACAATTGTACCATATTGGACGGCGCTGCAGTGACCATTGGGGACAATGTACTCTTTGGACCGAATGTCAGTCTGTTTACCGCTGGTCATCCGATCCATTTTGAAGCCCGAAACCTGGGCTGGGAATTCACGGCACCGATCACTATTGAGGACAATGTCTGGATCGGTGGCCAGACGGTTGTCAATCCCGGTGTACATATTGGGGAAAATTCGGTCATCGGTTCGGGCTCAGTCGTCACCAGGGATATTCCGCCCAATGTGGTCGCTGCTGGCAATCCCTGCCGTGTGATCCGCGAAATCAGCGATATGGACCGCATCGATTACGAGCAAGAAACTGCCTTTTAA
- a CDS encoding DNA-directed RNA polymerase subunit alpha C-terminal domain-containing protein — protein sequence MSRIKTKRTCPKGHHFYKSTDCPTCPICEKEKKTDGGFLEALSSPARNALLNHGVDDIEKLAQTSEAELLKLHGFGKASLPLLRQILQEHGLTFSR from the coding sequence ATGAGCAGAATCAAAACAAAAAGAACATGTCCCAAAGGACATCATTTCTATAAAAGTACAGACTGTCCCACTTGTCCCATATGCGAAAAAGAAAAAAAAACAGACGGTGGCTTTCTCGAAGCATTGAGCAGCCCTGCACGAAATGCGCTGCTTAACCATGGCGTCGATGATATCGAAAAGCTTGCCCAGACCTCCGAGGCAGAGCTGCTTAAACTGCACGGCTTCGGCAAAGCTTCGCTTCCTTTACTTAGACAGATATTGCAGGAACATGGCTTAACATTCAGCAGATAA
- a CDS encoding RrF2 family transcriptional regulator, whose translation MGIFSKTCEYGLRAVFFIAQSSQENKRVGIKEIAENIHSPEAFLGKILQNLSRAGIIRSMKGPGGGFYLDAADMATPLSEVVKAIDGDNLFVGCGMGLEFCSEQYPCPLHHEFKSIRNSLSEMLQTTTVGQFNDELIKGKMLLTKNHINPDKGAN comes from the coding sequence ATGGGTATTTTTTCCAAAACATGTGAATACGGTCTTAGGGCAGTTTTTTTTATTGCACAAAGTTCCCAGGAAAACAAACGTGTGGGCATAAAAGAAATTGCAGAAAATATCCACTCTCCGGAAGCCTTTCTAGGTAAAATATTACAGAACCTAAGCCGTGCCGGCATCATCCGTTCGATGAAAGGACCTGGCGGCGGCTTTTACTTGGATGCGGCAGATATGGCCACGCCCTTATCGGAGGTCGTCAAAGCAATTGATGGAGACAATCTTTTCGTCGGCTGCGGCATGGGCCTTGAATTTTGTTCGGAACAGTACCCTTGCCCGCTACACCATGAGTTTAAAAGCATCCGCAACAGCCTGTCAGAGATGCTTCAGACAACGACAGTCGGTCAGTTTAACGATGAGCTGATCAAAGGTAAAATGCTGCTGACAAAAAACCACATTAACCCCGACAAGGGCGCAAACTAA
- a CDS encoding GNAT family N-acetyltransferase codes for MIRLLPFDTADFDRFKSWIESPEQLMQFAGPYFTFPVTDEQLIKYVEDPNRQPYKIVRTDNGEVIGHCELNFERTVPRLSRILIASNTERNKGYGKKTVNALLKLLFVDSSYDSADLNVYAWNANAIRCYESVGFRINEGVQTEVLIGNEKWTVLNMCIRKTDWMVRTQ; via the coding sequence ATGATTAGATTGTTACCCTTTGACACTGCCGACTTTGACCGGTTCAAGTCATGGATCGAGTCTCCGGAACAGTTGATGCAATTTGCAGGCCCTTATTTTACCTTCCCCGTGACGGACGAACAGCTCATAAAGTATGTGGAGGACCCAAACCGCCAACCGTATAAGATCGTGAGAACAGACAACGGCGAAGTTATTGGCCACTGCGAACTGAATTTCGAACGCACCGTCCCCCGCCTGTCGCGTATACTGATTGCCAGCAATACGGAACGCAACAAAGGATACGGAAAGAAAACTGTGAATGCGCTGCTCAAGCTCCTGTTTGTGGACAGCAGCTATGATAGCGCCGATCTCAATGTGTATGCCTGGAACGCAAATGCCATCAGGTGTTATGAAAGCGTAGGATTCCGGATCAACGAAGGTGTACAGACCGAAGTCTTGATCGGAAATGAAAAATGGACGGTACTGAACATGTGCATCAGGAAAACGGACTGGATGGTCAGGACACAATGA
- a CDS encoding DUF4846 domain-containing protein, giving the protein MRVSTLLKTVLWFQVLLSCSQPNTAVSQAQPEKQAIAMKGSDRMPLIDATGMTIKSRFLLPGGFERPAYTEREFGTFLENLPLYPAEREVHYFNGKIKARNDIYNSVVKLDIGIRDLHQCADAVMRLRADYLYRQKRYRDIKFNFLSDGKPRAYASYVKGDYSYTKYWKYMEYVFAYANTASLHDQLPTVKSTEAVKIGDTFIQKGSPIGHAVMVVDLAKNKAGKTIVLLAQSYMPAQEIQILNNWNDPALSPWYDIDQDIIRTPEWTFYPKNLKTWE; this is encoded by the coding sequence ATGAGAGTATCAACACTATTAAAGACCGTATTATGGTTTCAGGTTTTGCTCAGCTGCAGCCAGCCGAATACTGCGGTTTCCCAAGCCCAGCCGGAAAAACAGGCCATCGCGATGAAAGGCAGCGATCGCATGCCACTTATCGATGCGACAGGTATGACTATCAAATCCCGCTTCTTGCTACCGGGTGGTTTTGAACGTCCGGCTTATACAGAAAGAGAATTTGGTACTTTTCTGGAGAACCTACCTCTTTATCCCGCTGAAAGGGAGGTTCACTATTTCAATGGAAAAATCAAAGCACGAAATGATATATACAACAGCGTGGTGAAACTGGATATCGGAATACGGGACCTGCATCAGTGCGCCGACGCTGTCATGCGTCTACGGGCAGATTACCTGTATCGGCAAAAGCGATATCGGGATATCAAATTCAACTTCCTCTCTGACGGAAAGCCCAGAGCATACGCCAGCTATGTAAAAGGCGACTATTCCTACACCAAGTACTGGAAATACATGGAATATGTATTTGCATACGCCAACACAGCCTCCCTCCACGATCAATTGCCCACCGTAAAATCCACAGAAGCAGTCAAAATCGGGGATACATTCATACAGAAAGGCTCCCCGATCGGTCACGCAGTTATGGTAGTCGACCTAGCAAAAAATAAAGCGGGCAAAACAATCGTGCTACTGGCACAAAGCTATATGCCCGCACAGGAAATTCAGATATTGAATAACTGGAACGATCCCGCATTAAGTCCTTGGTACGATATCGATCAGGACATAATTCGCACCCCGGAATGGACCTTTTACCCCAAGAATCTAAAAACCTGGGAATAA
- the hmpA gene encoding NO-inducible flavohemoprotein — translation MITEAQKDLIKGTIPVLRAHGVALTSHFYKRMFTHNPELKHLFNLGNQQNSRQQTALATAVLAYAEHIDNPAALLSAVKHIGQKHASLHIRPEHYQIVGKHLLASIQEVLGEAASTELIEAWKVAYFQLADIMIGVEKQLYDTMVQTEGGWTGWKPFHIVKVVAETAEIQSIYLEPTDGGRLPAYKPGQYVSVRVYLPELHLYQPRQYSLSDASNGRYFRISVKKEVPAGKPQGMVSNYLHEYFEVGKQLELTAPTGSFHLIENALPHVFISGGVGQTPLMAMLEHLADTKAGQPITWIHGCRNNELHAFKNRIQKLQMQHAAMTCFSFYDEPQADSHSFAGWVDLAKIDRAHLPQQANYYLCGPAGFIEKHFQYLTAQGIDPANIHFEEFGPASLQLN, via the coding sequence ATGATCACTGAAGCACAAAAAGACTTAATTAAAGGCACGATTCCCGTCCTAAGAGCACATGGTGTGGCTTTGACCAGCCATTTTTACAAACGCATGTTCACCCACAATCCTGAACTCAAGCATCTCTTCAACCTGGGCAACCAGCAAAATAGCAGACAGCAGACAGCGCTTGCCACGGCCGTGCTGGCTTATGCCGAACATATCGATAATCCAGCTGCCCTGCTATCTGCAGTTAAACATATCGGTCAAAAACACGCCAGTCTACATATTCGGCCTGAACATTATCAGATTGTCGGTAAACATCTGCTGGCTTCCATCCAGGAGGTTCTCGGCGAAGCAGCATCAACAGAATTGATTGAGGCCTGGAAAGTCGCCTATTTTCAGCTGGCTGATATCATGATCGGTGTGGAAAAACAACTTTATGACACAATGGTTCAGACCGAAGGTGGCTGGACAGGATGGAAACCTTTTCATATTGTAAAGGTCGTAGCGGAAACGGCCGAGATTCAGTCCATCTATCTCGAACCGACAGACGGCGGACGACTGCCTGCCTACAAACCCGGCCAATATGTAAGCGTACGTGTGTATCTGCCTGAGCTCCATCTTTACCAGCCACGGCAATATTCGCTTTCCGATGCTAGCAATGGCCGATATTTTCGCATTTCTGTAAAAAAAGAGGTACCTGCCGGTAAACCCCAGGGGATGGTCAGCAATTACCTGCATGAGTATTTTGAGGTTGGAAAACAACTGGAGCTGACAGCGCCCACTGGTTCGTTCCACTTGATCGAAAATGCACTGCCCCATGTCTTTATCAGTGGCGGTGTCGGGCAGACGCCGCTGATGGCGATGCTGGAACATCTGGCAGACACAAAAGCTGGACAGCCGATCACATGGATTCATGGATGTCGGAACAACGAACTCCATGCTTTCAAAAATCGCATTCAGAAGCTGCAAATGCAGCATGCTGCCATGACCTGCTTCTCGTTCTACGATGAGCCACAGGCCGATAGCCACAGTTTTGCCGGCTGGGTAGATCTGGCCAAAATAGACAGGGCACATCTCCCGCAACAGGCAAATTATTACCTATGTGGACCAGCCGGATTTATTGAAAAACACTTTCAGTACCTCACGGCTCAGGGCATAGATCCGGCAAACATTCATTTCGAAGAGTTCGGGCCTGCTTCTTTACAGCTCAACTGA
- a CDS encoding DUF3943 domain-containing protein, with translation MPGCAKAQSASQRYQLGIKTDTVFHNPKRLWVRAATEWFSFQALPASFNYFVRKDPYSHISFGNWFKHLNPRAWAWDDNAFATNQIAHPYHGQLYFNAFRSNNFKFWESSAATVAGSFLWETAGETQAPSINDLVNTSFGGIILGEMTHRLSQNVLSRPTHSLAERQSKEFLAFLINPVNGLNRLLDGRWGRVVRGQVVDSSRVQAEFDLGVKRFDAREGNIIEKGKNDLYARLKIVYTNGEVDHKKPFDDFYVNLEVGSDDSSFVNALNVYASLYGKRILKNLPGRHQGTVSANYDFIHNEAFFYGAQSVNYNIISNFTFGKNNKFTTTIGGGPVVLAAVPDPYLLFGESRNYNYGPGADLRGSVDISVWKRLKLGLSYHGGYFVTLSGNDSHYFLHTASGSASLRLLKNFSLNASSGYFRLEGNFKDYPDIDKDYPFVRLSLGYNVTF, from the coding sequence ATGCCTGGATGTGCAAAGGCTCAAAGTGCTTCCCAACGTTACCAGCTCGGCATCAAGACCGACACTGTATTCCACAATCCCAAACGGTTGTGGGTGCGTGCCGCCACAGAATGGTTCTCCTTTCAAGCCTTACCGGCATCATTCAATTATTTTGTACGTAAGGACCCCTATTCGCATATCAGTTTCGGCAACTGGTTTAAGCATCTCAATCCCAGAGCCTGGGCCTGGGACGACAATGCCTTTGCCACCAATCAGATCGCCCATCCCTATCACGGGCAGCTCTATTTTAATGCGTTCCGATCCAATAACTTTAAGTTTTGGGAATCCTCGGCGGCCACTGTGGCCGGAAGTTTCCTTTGGGAGACCGCAGGTGAAACACAGGCCCCTTCCATCAACGATCTGGTCAACACATCCTTTGGGGGTATCATATTGGGCGAAATGACCCATCGGCTGTCTCAGAATGTGCTTTCCCGCCCCACGCATTCCCTTGCCGAACGGCAGAGCAAGGAATTCCTGGCCTTTTTGATCAATCCGGTGAACGGCCTTAACCGTTTGCTCGACGGACGTTGGGGACGTGTTGTCAGAGGACAGGTGGTCGACAGTTCCCGTGTACAAGCCGAATTTGATCTTGGTGTAAAACGCTTTGACGCCAGAGAGGGAAATATTATAGAAAAGGGGAAAAACGATCTGTACGCACGTCTAAAAATCGTGTATACCAACGGAGAGGTGGACCATAAAAAGCCCTTCGATGATTTTTACGTTAACCTGGAAGTCGGATCCGACGATAGCTCTTTTGTGAATGCACTCAACGTCTATGCATCACTTTATGGAAAACGAATATTAAAGAATCTCCCGGGCCGGCATCAGGGTACCGTCTCTGCCAACTACGATTTTATACACAACGAAGCCTTCTTCTATGGCGCTCAGAGTGTAAACTACAATATTATATCCAATTTCACATTTGGTAAAAATAACAAATTCACGACAACGATTGGCGGCGGCCCTGTTGTGCTCGCTGCCGTTCCGGACCCGTACCTGCTGTTTGGAGAGAGCCGAAACTACAACTATGGGCCGGGTGCAGACCTACGCGGCTCTGTGGATATCAGTGTATGGAAAAGACTGAAGCTTGGGCTGAGTTATCATGGAGGCTACTTTGTGACGCTTAGCGGCAACGATTCCCATTATTTCCTGCACACGGCCTCGGGCTCCGCCAGCTTGAGGCTCCTCAAAAACTTTTCGCTCAACGCGAGCTCAGGCTACTTCCGTCTGGAAGGAAACTTCAAAGACTACCCTGATATTGACAAAGATTACCCCTTTGTGCGGCTGTCACTAGGGTACAATGTGACGTTTTAA
- a CDS encoding TetR/AcrR family transcriptional regulator, producing the protein MNTKEKIISVALRLYNKHGIRTVTTRHIAQEMAISAGNLHYHFKHTEDIVLRIFEQLQSEYDQMVIRFGQNDAPFEELLDVFIEGSYRLIDKYTFIFVNFVEICAWIPAIAESYKRLVARREQQFMVLFEHYTDAGVFRSNIPASVWRGFVRQIFIVSDFWCSSFTVLGGRYEMDALSDYRQTIKVAFYPYLA; encoded by the coding sequence ATGAATACGAAAGAAAAAATTATTAGCGTCGCACTGCGTTTGTATAACAAGCATGGTATACGTACCGTTACCACACGACATATTGCGCAGGAAATGGCGATTAGTGCGGGCAATCTGCATTATCATTTTAAGCACACCGAGGACATCGTCCTGAGGATTTTTGAGCAGCTTCAGTCGGAGTACGATCAGATGGTGATTCGCTTTGGGCAAAACGACGCTCCGTTTGAAGAGTTGCTGGATGTATTTATTGAAGGATCTTACCGGCTGATCGACAAGTATACGTTTATCTTTGTCAATTTTGTTGAAATCTGCGCATGGATACCTGCTATTGCTGAGTCTTATAAGCGGCTGGTTGCCCGCAGGGAGCAGCAGTTTATGGTACTTTTTGAACACTACACCGATGCAGGAGTTTTTCGGAGCAATATTCCAGCGTCTGTATGGAGAGGTTTTGTTCGTCAGATTTTCATCGTGTCGGATTTTTGGTGCTCCAGTTTCACGGTACTTGGTGGTCGGTATGAAATGGATGCGTTGTCGGATTATAGGCAAACCATCAAAGTGGCTTTCTATCCCTATCTAGCCTAG
- a CDS encoding GNAT family N-acetyltransferase, with the protein MEVKNIEREDKGNFIAEIEQEEAGILEYTWQSENEFSIDHTEVYDEYKGMSVGKKLVLEAVDYARKNDAKIIPICPYAKSIFDKTPAFQDVLA; encoded by the coding sequence ATGGAAGTAAAAAATATCGAAAGAGAGGACAAGGGCAACTTCATTGCGGAAATTGAACAGGAAGAAGCTGGAATCCTAGAATATACCTGGCAGAGTGAAAATGAATTTTCCATCGACCATACCGAAGTATATGATGAATATAAAGGCATGAGCGTCGGTAAGAAACTCGTTCTCGAAGCCGTGGACTATGCCAGGAAAAATGACGCCAAAATTATTCCCATATGTCCATACGCCAAATCCATATTCGACAAGACGCCTGCTTTTCAGGATGTGTTAGCATAA
- a CDS encoding bifunctional ADP-dependent NAD(P)H-hydrate dehydratase/NAD(P)H-hydrate epimerase, producing MKIVSALQMDKIDSETIKEQQISSIELMERAATAVFEQLRNSYPRLDQQAFYIFCGKGNNGGDGLVLARLLEQQQAEVHVYLLDAETYSSDNRVNRERLPDYLIRTVKPEDRLDIPKKGIVLDCLFGYGLRRPLAVTWANLIGSINHSGAYVYSIDMPSGLLADSHTGPEVPVVQADWVYTFQSPKLALLMPENQPYVKGFSVLNIGLSERAIGQSVTPYFYVDGPLLHSFYRKRQRFGHKGTFGHILIIGGSKGKMGAVQLALKAALRAGCGLATAYIPACGYSIVQTAIPEVMVLNDNEEQLIAQFPQLAPYQAVGIGIGMGTGQQTVDAFRVFLSRRINTPLVLDADALNILAKDSALWSFVPKHSILTPHPKELSRILGPWQTDFEKLERVKAFAAQYQLYILVKGANSAMVTPGGEVYFNSTGNVGMASGGSGDVLTGILTALLGQGYSPLEALLMGVYVHGRAADIAVRSIGTYSLLPSDTIDALASAFLELEQR from the coding sequence ATGAAGATAGTATCTGCCCTGCAGATGGACAAGATAGACTCGGAAACGATAAAGGAGCAGCAGATCAGTAGTATTGAACTGATGGAACGTGCTGCAACGGCTGTTTTTGAACAGCTTCGGAACAGCTATCCCCGATTGGATCAGCAAGCGTTTTATATTTTTTGTGGCAAGGGCAATAATGGGGGAGATGGCTTGGTGTTGGCCAGATTATTGGAGCAGCAGCAGGCTGAGGTGCACGTCTACCTGCTCGATGCGGAGACCTATTCATCAGACAATCGGGTAAACCGGGAGCGGCTGCCGGATTACCTTATTCGAACCGTGAAACCTGAAGACCGGCTCGATATCCCCAAGAAGGGAATCGTATTGGACTGTCTGTTTGGTTATGGGCTGCGTCGTCCGCTGGCCGTAACATGGGCAAATTTGATCGGATCCATTAACCATTCGGGCGCCTACGTCTACTCCATTGATATGCCCTCTGGTTTGTTGGCGGATAGCCATACGGGGCCGGAAGTTCCCGTCGTACAGGCGGATTGGGTATATACATTTCAGTCACCTAAATTGGCGCTATTGATGCCGGAAAACCAACCTTACGTAAAAGGCTTCTCCGTGCTGAATATCGGACTGAGCGAACGTGCTATTGGTCAGTCCGTCACTCCTTACTTTTATGTTGACGGACCTCTTTTACACTCGTTTTATCGTAAGCGGCAGCGCTTCGGTCATAAAGGTACCTTCGGTCACATTCTGATAATTGGTGGAAGCAAGGGAAAGATGGGAGCAGTGCAGCTGGCGCTGAAGGCTGCCTTACGTGCCGGTTGCGGTTTGGCCACAGCCTATATCCCTGCCTGTGGATATTCGATCGTCCAGACCGCGATACCAGAAGTCATGGTGCTAAACGACAACGAAGAGCAGCTGATTGCACAATTTCCTCAGCTAGCTCCATACCAGGCTGTAGGGATCGGTATCGGTATGGGAACCGGTCAGCAAACAGTCGATGCTTTTAGAGTATTCCTTTCTCGGCGAATCAATACTCCTTTGGTATTAGATGCCGATGCATTGAATATTCTTGCGAAGGACTCTGCTTTATGGTCGTTTGTTCCCAAACACAGTATACTGACGCCACATCCCAAAGAGCTCAGCCGGATTCTGGGGCCTTGGCAGACGGATTTTGAAAAACTTGAAAGAGTAAAAGCTTTTGCCGCCCAATATCAGTTATATATCCTGGTCAAGGGAGCGAATAGTGCCATGGTCACGCCGGGGGGTGAGGTCTATTTCAACAGCACGGGTAATGTTGGAATGGCTTCGGGTGGCAGCGGCGATGTTCTTACAGGCATACTAACCGCTTTATTAGGCCAAGGGTACTCGCCTTTGGAGGCCCTGCTGATGGGCGTGTATGTTCATGGAAGGGCTGCGGATATTGCTGTTCGGTCGATCGGTACGTACTCCTTGTTGCCATCTGACACCATTGATGCTCTTGCGTCTGCATTTTTAGAACTGGAACAGCGATGA